Genomic DNA from Alphaproteobacteria bacterium RIFCSPHIGHO2_01_FULL_41_14:
TTAATGTTGTCAATCGGAAGCTTTTTATATCTACTCTCTATTCCTTTTAGTGTTTATTGTGCGAGAGAGGAGAAACAGAAGGCAAGCGGGGCTTTAATTTCTTAAAGTAAGCGCACCAAGAAGAAACAGGGCAGAGATTACACAAGGGATTTCGAGCCTTACAGATATAGCGTCCGTGCAAAATAATCCAATGATGAGCCTTTTTTCGATAGGGGTCTGGAACTACTTTTTCTAGTTTATGTTCCACAGTTTTGGGATCTTTTCCTGGGGCCAATCCTGTTCTGTTGCAGACACGAAATACATGGGTATCCACCGGAAAAGTTGCCTGATGGAAAGCGACATTTAGAACCACATTGGCTGTTTTGGGCCCCACACCAGGAAGAGACTCAAGGTCTTTTTTAATAGAGGGAACCTTGCTGTTAAAGTGTTCAATCAAGAGATGGCTTGCTCTTATAATATTTTTTGCTTTTGTCTTATAAAGACCGATTGTTTTGATGTAAGGGAGTAGCCCCTTTTCCCCAAGATGTATCATGTCTTCTGGTGTTTTAATGACCTTAAAAAGGGCTTCAGTTGCTTTATTCACCCCAGCATCTGTTGCTTGAGCAGACAAGATGACCGCGATTAATAGGGTGTAGGCGTTTGTGTAATGAAGTTCGCTTTCAGGATGGGGATTAAGGGAAGAAAGTGTTTTAAAAAAAGAAAGAATGTCTTTTTTGGTCATCAATGGAAGGCATTAAAATAATAAAGCACAAAAAGGCCCAGAAAAATACGATAAAGGCCCCAGATCAACAAAGTTCTTTTTTTTAACCACCACATAAAGAAGTAAAGTGTCGCAAAGCCTGTGACAAAACAAACAGTGCTGATAATAAAAAAATCAAACCCTATTTGGAAAAACGAGTCTTGAAAAATATCTCTGGCTAATAATACAAGGGCGCCGATCCCTGTGGGGATAGAAGTTAAGAAAGAAAACTTGGCGGCATCAACAGATTTATATCCTAAGATGCGCGACATCGTGAGGGACATGCCAAGCCGACTGGCTCCTGGAATAAAGGAAAAGGTTTGGGCACATCCGATGAGCAAAGCATCTTTATAAGAGAGGTGTTGATAGGTTCGAGAAAGAGAGCCCAGCCTATCTGCCAAAATCATCAGAGTCCCAAAAAAAATAGAGCCCCATCCAAATAAAGAGAAAGAATGAGTGAGATGATCAAGATAGGTGTGCACAAGAAAGCCAACGACAATGACGGGAAAGGTAGCCATACAAATTTTAAGCCCTTGATGAAATTTCACTGAAAATTTCCCGCAAAGGGCCTTAAGAAAAGCCAAGAAAAGATCTTTCATCTCTTCTCTAAAATATAAAAAAACAACGAGAAGGGTAGCAAAGTTTAAAATCACTTCTGTGGAACGCCCTAAAGGTTGTAAAGAAAAAAGAGAAGAAGCAATAAAGAGGTGTCCGGAAGAGCTGATGGGCAAAAATTCAGAAATTCCCTGAATGAAGGAAAGCCAAAGGATATCAATCATCTTTTCACCCTTTTAATTATTTGTTATCAAAAACTTTCTAGGTATAGTAACAAAAAAGAGACAGAAGACAAAACAATTTGTCGGAAAAGACGCGGATCCTGAGAAAATAAGAACGTAGCCAGAACAAAGGGGTAAGAAAGGAGGGTGATTTAAGGATTGAATCTCTTAGAGGATTCTTTACACTAAACCCCAGACAATAACGGGAGGGAGATTATGAATCATCACCGATGTGAAAAGTTGAGGGGGGGGGGGTAGACTTCTTCTTGGAAGTCTTTGTGGCCTGTTGTTCTTTCTAGGAACAGGGGGAATGTCTCTGGCGGCGCCAGACCACAATACGTTTCGTCCTTATGGGGGCCTAGGGCTGAATGCAGACTTTGTTAATCCCCATTTCAAAACAACCGTTTATAATACGGCTCATGCTCCTGTTGATGATATAAATGCGTATTATTTTCTGTCTTCTCCTCGCTTGTTTTTGGGGGCAGAAAACCCTACTTTTTTTGGGTCTTTTGGAGGTGTGCGGGTTCAAGGGGATCTGTTCCTTCATAATTTTTCTATTCAGGAAGATTCCATGCATGGCGGACATGCTACATTCGCGATCCTAAAAATAAATTTTGAGTCTACGGTCAGTCTCGCGGGGCAGGTGACTAAAAAGATCTCCGATCAGATGGAGGGCTATCTGGGGGTTCGCTTTTTAGGTACGTGGATGACTTCTCTATATGTGGCGAGTAACGTGCTAAGAGCCCCCGTTCTTAGTGAAGACCAGTTATTGCCGGGGATTTCTCCTCATGTAGGGCTCATTTATAGTGTATCGGACAAATTGTTTTGTTATTTAGAGGGATACATAAGTTATTATCGGACAATTGAAAGGTTAGGATCTGAGAGTGCTGCTGTCACTTCTCCTGGTGCAACTACCATAAGAATAACCCCAACTTGGGCAGGGGTGGGTGTCGGGGTAGGATGGCGGTTTTAAGACTGTTTGTGTTTTTTCAGCACATCCTCAATAGAGCCGACCATATAAAAATCAGATTCAGAAATATGGTCGTATTTGCCGTCAACAATCCCTTTAAACCCCCGAATGGTTTCTTCTAAGGGAACAAGCGCTCCTTTGATCCCTGTGAACACTTCGGCCACATGAAAAGGTTGGGAAAAAAACCGTTGAATTTTTCGAGCCCGGGCGACTGTTAATTTGTCTTCTTCAGAAAGCTCATCCATTCCTAAAATGGCAATAATGTCTTGCAGAGACTTATAGGTTTGTAAAATGGCTTGAACTTGACGGGCTAGGGCGTAGTGTTCTTCTCCCACAATGCGGGGGTCCAGAATTCTAGACGTTGAGTCTAGGGGGTCAACAGCTGGGTAGATTCCCAATTCAGCTATCTTACGGCTTAAAACAGTCGTGGCATCAAGATGGGCAAAGGAGGCCGCAGGAGCTGGATCGGTTAAATCATCAGCGGGCACGTAAACAGCCTGAACGCTTGTGATGGAGCCTTGGTCTGTAGACGTAATCCGTTCTTGCAATTCTCCCATTTCAGTTCCGAGGGTGGGCTGATATCCAACGGCGGAAGGGATGCGTCCGAGAAGAGCAGAAATCTCAGCGCCGGCCTGGGTAAAGCGGAAAATATTATCAATAAAAAGCAACACATCTTGGTGGGCGACATCTCTAAAGTATTCAGCAACCGTTAATCCTGTTAAAGCAACGCGTGCCCGAGCGCCAGGAGATTCGTTCATTTGTCCATAGACGAGGCTTGCTTTTGATCCACTCCCGTTCACATTGATAACCCCAGACGTAATCATCTCATTATAAAGATCATTTCCTTCCCGGGTTCTTTCTCCAACGCCGGCAAAAACAGAGTAACCCCCATGAGCTTTGGCCACATTGTTAATCAGTTCCATAATCAAAACTGTTTTTCCGACCCCTGCCCCTCCAAAAAGGCCAATCTTTCCTCCTCGTGGATAAGGGGATAAAAGATCTAAGACCTTAATCCCTGTGACCAAAACTTCTGTTTTGGTGGATTGTTCAGAAAAAGCAGGAGCTGGGCGGTGGATAGGAAGTCGTGTCTTAGCTTTAATCTCTCCGCGCTCGTCGATAGGATCTCCTAACACATTCATAATCCGTCCCAATGTTGCATCTCCTACGGGGACACAAATAGGTTCTCCTGTATCAATTACTTTTTGCCCTCTGAAAAGCCCTTCCGTAGGCCCCATAGAAATAGTTCTGACTTTTCCATCCCCAATATGAAGGGTCGTCTCCAGAATAATTTTCTTACCGGTGGTTTCTATTTCTAAAGCATTTAAAATATCGGGTAAGTTTTTAGAAAACTGGACGTCAACCACAGGACCTATGATTTGGGTAATAACACCCGTGTTTTTTGATGAAGCCATTTAAACGCTCTCTGCTCCTGCAATAATTTCTACAAGTTCTCTCGTGATCGTTGCTTGACGATTGCGGTTATAGGAAAGGTTTAATTTCCTCAACATTTCTTCAGAGTTTTTTGTTGCTCCGTCCATGGCGATCATTCTTGCACTTTGCTCACTTGTTTGTGTTTCCAGCATAGAAAAATAAAGCTGGGATTTCAAGTTTGCAAGTGCAGATTTTCTTAAAACAGCTCCAAAACTAGGTTCTACCTCAAACAATAGGGGAATCTTTTCAGAGGTGGCTGGCACACGCAATTTTTTATTGTTGTTGATAACGTCTTCTTTGTAAGGAATTAAAGAATGAGACTTTACCTCAGACACGAGTAAAGAATGAAATGATGCATAAATTACCGAACAAGTATCAATTTCTTTGTTTATAAGCCAAAGATTAATTTCGTCACAAAGATTAGAAACAGTGATCCACGAGTCTTTATCATGAGGACGCAGATCTTTAGATACATAGGATTTGTGGATCATTTCTAAACTGGACAGAGCCTTTGCTCCGATACAAATAATCTTAACGTTCTTTCCTTCTTTAATAAGTTGTCGGATTTCCATGTTTGCTCGACGGCCGATGTTAAGATTAAATCCCCCACAAAGGCCCCTTGTTCCAGCCATGACAATCAAAAGGTGGGTAGACCCCTTCCCCCCTCGAAGGAGAGGAAATTCTGTCACTTTCTTCCAATAAAGAACAGAGTCTACAAATTGGGCTAGACCGGATGTATAAGGGACAGCAGCATAAAGACGCTTTTCTGCTTTCTTAAAATAAGAAGAAGAAACAAGCTTCATGGCTGAAGTAATTTTTTTGGTCGATTCGATGCTATGAATACGTTTTTTTAAACTTTTTAAATTTGACACAAGCGATTAAACCTCTAGCCTTTTGTCTAGGTAATCCTCTATCTTACCAAGAAGAAGAGATAGTTTCCCTGTGTAAAAATGATCGGCGCCCTCTACTTTTTCGAAATCTACCCGAACCCCTTTTTGGTTGGATAATTTTTTTGACAAATGTTCTACCGTATCAATGGGGACGATTTCATCTGAGGCACCTTGAATCATAAGCCCTGAAACAGGACAGGGGGCTAAAAAATTAAAGTCATACATATTGGCAGGAGGAGAGACGGCGACAAATCCTTCAATTTCAGGGCGGCGCATCAAGAGTTGCATAGCGATCCAAGCCCCGAAAGAAAAGCCACACACCCAAAAGGACGATGCATTTCTATTTTCTCCCTGAAGCCAATCTAAAGCTGCGGCAGCATCGCTTAATTCGCCTTCTCCATTATCGAATGTTCCTTGAGATTTGCCTACTCCACGGAAATTAAAGCGCAACACATTAAATCCTTTTTGAGCAAAGGCTTGATATGTTGTATAAGTCACCTTGTTATTCATCGTTCCACCATGAAGGGGATGCGGATGTAGAATAAGAGCAACGGGAGCGTCCTTTTTATAGCTTTTATGATACTTCGCTTCGATGCGACCTTCAGGCCCAGAAAGAACGATTTCTGCCATTTAATCTCCTAAAGAATAACTCTTAATAACTAATTTAATATCCAAAATCTATATTTACCATTTATTTTAGAAAGAAAATCGCTTAATTTTTGATGGATTTTTAAATAAACTATGCAACGAAAATATACCAACAGTATACTTACGATACATAAATATCATAGCGATATAAATAAAGATATGTTTAAACATATTATAGTAATTTTTCTTTTCTAAAACAAGGAAGACAGACAATGAGAATAGGAACAAAAGGCCATTATGCCGTGGCAGCAATGGTAGAATTAGCAAAGAAAATGCCCCTTAATCGACCCATTCCTTTAAATATTCTTGCTGAGGATCAAAATATTTCTGTGAATTATTTGGAACTTCTTTTTGTGAAACTCAAAAAGGAGGGGATTGTGAAAAGTATAAGGGGTGCGCAGGGCGGGTATCTCTTAGTAAGGCCTGCGTCAGAGATTACCATTTGGCAAATAGTCACCGCTGTTGGAGAAGGAATGAGGGTGAATCGTTGCCAGAATTCTTTCGCTTCTTATTGTTTTGAACAAAAAATGAAGTGCACGATGCATGCGATGTGGGAAGGATTGGGACAGAGGATACAGGATTATTTAAATCATATTTCTTTACAAGATCTGGTGGAGAGGAGTTCTCTTGGAGAGAAACACTCCTTGAAGATGCTTGATGAATACCCCACATATACTATGAATAAAGTAAAACTATCCTAAAAGGCTATCTTCTAACAAATTGTAGGGGTTTATGAAAAAAAACAAAAATTATATTTATTTAGATCACAATGCGACAAGTGTCGTACGGCCCGAGGTCTGTGCCGCCATGGCCTCTTGTTATGAGAGGCCGTACAATGCATCTGCTATTCATTCGTTGGGACGGGAGGCAAAATCTTTTTTAGGGGAGATGCGCACCCTTGTGTCTCATCATATTGATTGTAAAGCGGACAGCGTTTTTTTTACCAGTGGAGGAACAGAAAGCAATAATATAGTGTTGCAATCTGCGAGATGGGAACAGATTTTGTGTTCCTCTACTGAGCATGATTCTGTTTATAAGGGACCTATCAATCAAGTCCTTCCTGTTTTGTCTTCGGGTCTTTTAGATTTAGACGCTCTTCATGAGTCTTTAAAAAATGGAGATCACAAAAAAACATTGATTTCAATCCATTGGGCGAATAACGAAACAGGCGTAATTCAACCCATTCAACAAATCGCAGAAATTGTCCATCATTATGGAGCCTGGATTCATGTGGATGGCGTACAAATTTTAGGGAAAATTCCCTTTTCTTTTCAAGTGTCAGGTATAGATTTTCTTTCCCTTTCCGCCCACAAAATGGGAGGACCTCAAGGAGTAGGGGCTCTCATCGTAAAAAAAGAAAACACCTTATCCCCCTTATTCTTTGGAGGGGGACAGGAACGTTCTTTAAGAGCGGGGACTGAGAATGTGGCTGGTATTGTGGGGTTTGGGCAAGCTGTGCGTCAGATTGATTTTTCCGTTTTTAGCCACCTTCGAAGGCAACATGAGGGATTAGAAGAAGAGCTTTTAGAGTTTTCCGAAAAGCACAAGAGACCTCTTTTTATTATTGGAAAAGGCACGGAGCGCCTTCCTAACACAACTTGTTTCTCAATGCCTGGAGTGTCTAATCAATCCCAACTAATTTACTTTGATTTAGAGGGGGTTGGTGTTAGTATCGGATCGGCCTGTTCTTCTAGCACGGTGAAGCCTTCTCGCGTATTAACAAATATGGGGCTTCCCAACGAGATAGTGGGATCGGCTGTGCGAATTAGCTCTGGTTGGAATACAACGGAGTCCGATTTTTTGCGGTTTAAGAAAGTTTGGAAAGCTTTATTTTTGAAGCATAGCGAATAGATCTAAAATTATGACAGAAAAACTGATTTATCTAGACCATCAAGCCACGACCCCTTGTGACCCTCGGGTTTTTCAAGAAATGATACCTTTTTTCTGTGAAAAATTTGGAAACCCTCATTCTCGCAATCATGCTTTAGGGTGGGAAGCAGAAGCAGCCATTGAAAAAGCACGTCTACAGGTTGCAACTCTGCTGGGAGCCAATCCCAAGGAAATTATTTTTACCTCAGGGGCAACGGAATCAAATAATCTCGCCCTTAAAGGGGCATCTGAATTTTATCAAGATCAAAAAAACCATATTATTACGTGTGTCACTGAACACAAATGTGTCTTGGATACGTGCCGACATCTGGAACAAAAAGGGATAAAGGTAACCTATCTTCCTGTACAGAAGAATGGATTGATCGATTTGAACCAGTTAAAAGAAGCAATGACGGATCAGACTTTGTTGGTGTCTATTATGGCTGTGAATAATGAGGTTGGTGTTATTCAACCCCTTAAAGAAATTGGGAAAATTTGCCGAGAAAGAGGCGTGTTCTTTCATACAGATGCTGCCCAAGCGGTGGGGAAAATCCCCCTTGATGTGGAAGCAATGAATATTGATTTGATGAGTGTATCCGGACATAAACTATATGGTCCCAAAGGGATTGGTGCTCTTTTTGTCAGACGACGTCCCAGAGTGCGGATAACAGCCCAAATTAATGGGGGGGGGCAAGAAAGAGCCATGAGATCCGGAACTCTATCCCCGGCTCTTTGTGTAGGATTGGGAACGGCTTGTGCGATTGCACAGATGGAAATGGGTGAAGATGAAGCAAGGTTAAGAAAGTTAACAGATTTGTTCTATGAAAAAATTATGAACAATTTGCCGGAAGTATATTTAAATGGAGATTTAGTTCAAAGAGCCCCTGGAATTCTTAATCTCAGCTTTGCCTATGTAGAGGGTGAAGGATTGATGATGGGCATTAAGGATTTGTGTGTATCTTCTGGGTCGGCTTGCACTTCTGCTTCGTTAGAGCCTTCCTATGTATTGCGTGCGTTAGGCGTTGGAGAAGATTTGGCTCATACTTCCTTACGTATTGGGATGGGACGATTTACCACGGAAGAAGAGATTCAAATAGCAGCAGACAAAATCATTAAGGCGGTACGTCGATTAAGAGAAATGAGCCCTCTATGGGAAATGTCTCAATCAGGGGTTGATGTGTCTTCGGTAGAATGGGCTGCACACTAAGGAGAAATATTATGGCATATGGTAAAAAAGTAATCGATCATTACGAGAACCCTCGGAATGTGGGCTCTTTTGGATCAAATGAAAAAAACGTGGGGACTGGTTTGGTAGGGGCCCCTGCTTGTGGGGATGTGATGAAATTGCAGATCAAGGTGAATGCCCACGATGTTATTGAGGATGTAAAATTTAAAACATTTGGATGTGGTACCGCCATCGCAGCTAGTTCTTTTGTAACGGAAATGCTAAAAGGAAAAACCTTGCAAGAAGCACAAAATATCCGCAACACTCAAATCGTTAATGAGCTTGAGTTGCCCCCCGTTAAAATTCATTGTTCTGTCTTAGCAGAAGATGCTATTAAAGCGGCTATTGAGGATTTAAAGAAAAAGATATCTCAAAAATGAATCAGTTTCCTTTAACAGTCACACCGGCAGCTTTAAGTCACATTAAAGTGCTCTTACGACAACGAGAAAAACCATCCGTCGGGATCCGAATTGGGATCCGTACGCGAGGGTGCTCGGGACATGCCTATACGTTGGAATTTTTGGATACAGAAAACCCACAAGATGAGAGAGTGACGTATGAAGATGTAAGAATATTCGTAGATCCAAAAGCCACTCTTTTTGTGTTGGGGACAGAGATGGACTATGTGGAGAAAAATTTTGAATCTGGTTTTGTCTTTAAAAATCCCAATGAAAAAGGCCGATGTGGGTGCGGTGAATCCTTCCACGTTTAAATCTATGTGTACGTGTCAGGCTCCTCTAGAAAATATAGCTTTTTGTTCACAATGTGGAGCATTAAATTCGATTGAACCAACATCCCCTTTTCAGGTGTTTGGATTGCAAGAGAGCTTTTTTATAGACCGTTCTTTTTTGAATAAAATTTATTTTGATCTTCAGAATAAATTACATCCTGATCGTTTCTCTTCTCATGATGAAGAACGGGCTCTTGCAGAACACTATTCGAGCTACCTTAACTGGGCCTATCAGGTATTAAAGGATCCCTTTAAACGCGCCGAAATTCTTTTAAAAGATTTTCCCTCTTCTGTCTCACAAATCGACTTGATGGAACAGATGGAAAAGCACGAGTATTTGGAGTCACTTTCTTCACGAGACACTCTTTCTGCCTTTGAGAGCAGAATTATGGAAGAAAAAAACAAAATAGAAAATGAAATGGTGGATTTTTTTAAAGAAAAAAATCACGAAAAAGCAAAGTATTGTCTGGCTCGATTCAAGTATTTTGATCGCCTCCTCAGAGAAGTTTTAGTTAAGAAAGAAGGGCTATAATCCTATGTTGCTTCAAATTCATGAGCCAGGAAAAACACCCGATCTTTCTAAAAAAAATGGCCTGGTCGTTGGCATTGATTTTGGGACCACAAATTCGGTGGTGGCCATCTCTCACCAAGGAAAAGCAGAGATTGTTCCTCTTGAAGGAGACAGGCTGGTTCCTTCCGTCATAGGTTATAAAGATGGTACTGCTTGGGTGGGACGAAAGGCCCAACAAGAGCGGGGACTGAACGTTATTCGTTCCATTAAACGATCTATGGAACCTCAATCTCTTCAACCAAAGCATGATAAAAATTCAATAGAGATTTCTGCCGATATTTTGCGATATCTTAAAACGGAAGCCGAAAAGTCCTTGAAAGAAACAATTACTGGTGCTGTCCTTACTGTGCCAGCTTATTACAGTGAGGTGGCACGAGAAGCCACCCGTGCAGCGGCTCATCTGGCCGGAATTCCCATCCTTCGGCTCATCAATGAACCGACAGCTGCAGCCTTAGCATACCATTTAGACGAGCAAGAAGAAGGTGTGTCTTTAATATATGACTTGGGAGGCGGCACTTTTGATGTTTCCGTTCTGCAGCTTCACAAGGGTATTTTCCAGGTATTAGCCGTGCGAGGAGACATGGTTTTAGGGGGAGATGATCTAGATAAATCTTTATTTAAATTTCTCGTCTTGACTGTGGGAGAAATATTAGAATCCGAAGGCTTATTATTAGCCCGTCAGATAAAAGAACACCTCACAACAGACCTCGTTTGGGAAGGGGAAATTCGGGGGAAAAAAGTTCAAATAACTCGAGATATATTAAATCAACTCGTCTCTCCTTTTATTGAAAAAACCCTTCATCTCTGTGGTCAAGCCCTTCAAGAGGCGGGCGTAATAAAGCAGGAGCTCAAATTTGTCGTTTTGGTCGGTGGGTCTACGCGCCTACCCATTGTTCGAGACCAGATAGAACAGTTTTTTGGGAAGAAGCCCCTCTCTTACGTGAATCCTGATGAGGTCGTTTCCTTAGGGGCCGCCCTTCATGCTGAATCCCTGAGAGATGGGAAAGGGAAACTTTTGTTAGATGTGACCCCATTTGCTTTAGGAATTGAAACTCTGGGAAATACAGTGGAAATTATTATTCCTCCCAACTCTCCTCTCCCCTGTTCTGTTTCTCAATTATTTACCACTGCGCAGGATGGGCAAACAAAAATAAAAATCCATATCGTTCAAGGAACCCGCAAAACGCTGGAGAATTGTTCTTCTTTAGCAACTTTTGTATTGGCAAATATCCCACCCTCTCCTGCCGGCTATCCTCAACTTAAAGTCATTTTTACGCTAGATGCGGATGGGATCTTGTCTGTCTTTGCAGAAGAACAGAGAAGTCATACACGTCACATGGTTCAAGCTAAGCCGACTTACAAATTTTAAATCCAAAACACCTTATTAGAGGATTCAGATTAAAAATCTTTTCTGGCTTTTAAGAGTGGCTTTCTTTACAGTTTTTTCATGACTCACAGAATCTTTTTTTTAGTTTGTTGTATGGTGTCTTGTGCATTAGCGGATATGCGTATAATACAAACGTTAGAGCACAGCTTAAATGAGCTTTCTTCTCTACAGGCACGTTTTTCACACAAGGATAGTTCGGGCAAGTCTTACCAGGGGACTTTTTTTCTAAAACGTCCTTGGAAGTTGAGGATGCAGTATGATGTCCCTAGCCCTTTTTTAATCGTTTCTGATGGCCAATCTCTTATTTATGAGGACCAAACAACACATGAAGCCGTTTATCTGCCCCTTGAGTCATTTCCTTTGGCGTTTTTATTCGATAAGAAGACAGATCTTGAAAAAGCTTTGGAAATAGATACCGTTCAAGAAAACGATGATACCATCAGTTTTTTGTGCAGAGAGAAGAAAAATTATTTCACGCTTGTGATCTCCTTTTCTAAGAATGAAAAAAGCATCACGGGATGGACTTCCAAGGATGCTCAAGGGAATGAGGTAAAAATAATTTTATCTTCTATTCAAAAAAACATACCTCTCCAGGATGGATTATTCCACTTTCAACAAAAACCACGGTGGAAAACCAAACCTAAAGAGCGCAAATAAATTATCTTTATGCTTCTTCTTCGCGATAGGTTCTTTCCTTAAGTTCGTGACGCTCTTGTGCCGTAATGCTGAGGGTCGCAATAGGACGAGCATCTAAGCGTCTAACACCAATGGGTTCTCCGGTCTCTTCACAGTATCCATAGGTCCCAGCATCAATGCGTCTTAAGGCAGATTCAATTTTATTGAGAAGTTTTCTTTCGCGGTCTCTGGTTCTTAATTCCAAGGACAAATCAAGCTCTACTGACGCACGGTCATTCAAGTCAGATTCCAACCCTGTGTCTTCTTTTAGATGAAACAGCGTTTCTTCCGAACCTTGAAAAATTTCATCTTTCCATTTCAGAATTTTCTGCCGAAAATATTCCTTCTGAAGAGGGCTCATAAAAACCTCATCCTCTGATGGCCTATACCCGTCAGGTAACAAAACCTTGTCCTTCATCATCTTCCTCCGCTGTTATAAGAGTGTTTTTTTCTTTAAATACTACGCTCAAAATTTATGAAGAACAAGTGTTTTTTCCTAATAAAAAAACCCCTGGAAAACCAAGGGTTTTAAAAAGGTTTCTTAGGTTTTTATTTTTGGCCTAATAATTTATGGAACACCACAGCAAGAGCAGCTCCTACCATTGGCATGACAAAGAAGAACCAAACTTGTTGAAGGGCCATTCCACCTTCAAAAATAGCAGGGCCGAAGCTACGTGCTGGATTTAAAGACCCATTGGTAAAAGGGGTTGCTAGGAAATAGGCAACAGATAGAGTCAAGCCAAGCATAAGGCTGGAACAAGCACAGCTCCCTTTTGCCTCTTTTACCATACAGAAAGTAAGGATAAAGAAGCTGGAAAGGATGACTTCAATAACACCGGCTTCCATAAGACCTGAGCCATTTGGAGAGGATATACCAAATCCATTGGAAAAGAACATATGATTAAAGTCAGTTTTTCCCATGAGAACAAAATAAAGGACCGCGATTCCCGCAGTAGCTCCTAGTAATTGTGCCGCCACATAGAAAAGGAAGTCTTTTAGTTCCATCTTTTTGCAAAGCCACGATGCGAAACTA
This window encodes:
- a CDS encoding endonuclease III; protein product: MTKKDILSFFKTLSSLNPHPESELHYTNAYTLLIAVILSAQATDAGVNKATEALFKVIKTPEDMIHLGEKGLLPYIKTIGLYKTKAKNIIRASHLLIEHFNSKVPSIKKDLESLPGVGPKTANVVLNVAFHQATFPVDTHVFRVCNRTGLAPGKDPKTVEHKLEKVVPDPYRKKAHHWIILHGRYICKARNPLCNLCPVSSWCAYFKKLKPRLPSVSPLSHNKH
- a CDS encoding F0F1 ATP synthase subunit beta: MASSKNTGVITQIIGPVVDVQFSKNLPDILNALEIETTGKKIILETTLHIGDGKVRTISMGPTEGLFRGQKVIDTGEPICVPVGDATLGRIMNVLGDPIDERGEIKAKTRLPIHRPAPAFSEQSTKTEVLVTGIKVLDLLSPYPRGGKIGLFGGAGVGKTVLIMELINNVAKAHGGYSVFAGVGERTREGNDLYNEMITSGVINVNGSGSKASLVYGQMNESPGARARVALTGLTVAEYFRDVAHQDVLLFIDNIFRFTQAGAEISALLGRIPSAVGYQPTLGTEMGELQERITSTDQGSITSVQAVYVPADDLTDPAPAASFAHLDATTVLSRKIAELGIYPAVDPLDSTSRILDPRIVGEEHYALARQVQAILQTYKSLQDIIAILGMDELSEEDKLTVARARKIQRFFSQPFHVAEVFTGIKGALVPLEETIRGFKGIVDGKYDHISESDFYMVGSIEDVLKKHKQS
- a CDS encoding ATP synthase F1 subunit gamma; protein product: MSNLKSLKKRIHSIESTKKITSAMKLVSSSYFKKAEKRLYAAVPYTSGLAQFVDSVLYWKKVTEFPLLRGGKGSTHLLIVMAGTRGLCGGFNLNIGRRANMEIRQLIKEGKNVKIICIGAKALSSLEMIHKSYVSKDLRPHDKDSWITVSNLCDEINLWLINKEIDTCSVIYASFHSLLVSEVKSHSLIPYKEDVINNNKKLRVPATSEKIPLLFEVEPSFGAVLRKSALANLKSQLYFSMLETQTSEQSARMIAMDGATKNSEEMLRKLNLSYNRNRQATITRELVEIIAGAESV
- a CDS encoding alpha/beta hydrolase; translated protein: MAEIVLSGPEGRIEAKYHKSYKKDAPVALILHPHPLHGGTMNNKVTYTTYQAFAQKGFNVLRFNFRGVGKSQGTFDNGEGELSDAAAALDWLQGENRNASSFWVCGFSFGAWIAMQLLMRRPEIEGFVAVSPPANMYDFNFLAPCPVSGLMIQGASDEIVPIDTVEHLSKKLSNQKGVRVDFEKVEGADHFYTGKLSLLLGKIEDYLDKRLEV
- a CDS encoding IscS subfamily cysteine desulfurase; its protein translation is MTEKLIYLDHQATTPCDPRVFQEMIPFFCEKFGNPHSRNHALGWEAEAAIEKARLQVATLLGANPKEIIFTSGATESNNLALKGASEFYQDQKNHIITCVTEHKCVLDTCRHLEQKGIKVTYLPVQKNGLIDLNQLKEAMTDQTLLVSIMAVNNEVGVIQPLKEIGKICRERGVFFHTDAAQAVGKIPLDVEAMNIDLMSVSGHKLYGPKGIGALFVRRRPRVRITAQINGGGQERAMRSGTLSPALCVGLGTACAIAQMEMGEDEARLRKLTDLFYEKIMNNLPEVYLNGDLVQRAPGILNLSFAYVEGEGLMMGIKDLCVSSGSACTSASLEPSYVLRALGVGEDLAHTSLRIGMGRFTTEEEIQIAADKIIKAVRRLREMSPLWEMSQSGVDVSSVEWAAH
- a CDS encoding Fe-S cluster assembly scaffold IscU, with product MAYGKKVIDHYENPRNVGSFGSNEKNVGTGLVGAPACGDVMKLQIKVNAHDVIEDVKFKTFGCGTAIAASSFVTEMLKGKTLQEAQNIRNTQIVNELELPPVKIHCSVLAEDAIKAAIEDLKKKISQK
- a CDS encoding Fe-S cluster assembly scaffold SufA; this translates as MNQFPLTVTPAALSHIKVLLRQREKPSVGIRIGIRTRGCSGHAYTLEFLDTENPQDERVTYEDVRIFVDPKATLFVLGTEMDYVEKNFESGFVFKNPNEKGRCGCGESFHV
- a CDS encoding Fe-S protein assembly co-chaperone HscB, with amino-acid sequence MKKADVGAVNPSTFKSMCTCQAPLENIAFCSQCGALNSIEPTSPFQVFGLQESFFIDRSFLNKIYFDLQNKLHPDRFSSHDEERALAEHYSSYLNWAYQVLKDPFKRAEILLKDFPSSVSQIDLMEQMEKHEYLESLSSRDTLSAFESRIMEEKNKIENEMVDFFKEKNHEKAKYCLARFKYFDRLLREVLVKKEGL
- a CDS encoding RNA polymerase-binding protein DksA, with product MKDKVLLPDGYRPSEDEVFMSPLQKEYFRQKILKWKDEIFQGSEETLFHLKEDTGLESDLNDRASVELDLSLELRTRDRERKLLNKIESALRRIDAGTYGYCEETGEPIGVRRLDARPIATLSITAQERHELKERTYREEEA